The following are encoded in a window of Armatimonadota bacterium genomic DNA:
- a CDS encoding shikimate dehydrogenase, with protein sequence MLGKTRVLGVFGHPIAHSLSPVMQNAAIEALGIDYVYVPFHVLPNDLEKAVHGIRALNIAGVNVTIPHKENIIAYLDEVSERSMRIRSVNTVINKDGHLVGDTTDGRGFLKSAQAEWGKLDGKKVLLLGAGGSAKAVSFALAEIGCEIVIANRTFGRARELVEGLNTVFGRDAARAIGMQREALADEAQSADLLVNTTSVGMSPDIDSTPIPGDLLHSNLLVYDLVYNPSTSRLVRQARERGARAVNGLGMLVHQGALSLEMWTGRQAPVDVMEEAAAVVL encoded by the coding sequence ATGCTCGGCAAAACACGTGTTTTGGGTGTATTCGGACACCCCATAGCCCACAGCCTTTCGCCCGTAATGCAAAACGCTGCGATCGAAGCTTTGGGAATAGATTACGTGTATGTGCCTTTTCATGTGCTGCCAAACGATCTAGAAAAAGCGGTCCATGGAATCAGGGCGCTGAATATTGCGGGGGTAAATGTCACGATCCCTCACAAAGAGAATATCATCGCATATCTCGACGAAGTGAGCGAGCGGTCGATGAGAATTCGTTCCGTAAATACGGTCATCAATAAAGATGGGCATCTTGTTGGTGATACCACCGATGGTCGCGGTTTTCTTAAGTCGGCTCAAGCCGAGTGGGGGAAACTGGACGGCAAAAAAGTCCTGCTTCTTGGAGCAGGCGGATCGGCTAAGGCTGTAAGTTTCGCGCTTGCCGAGATCGGCTGCGAGATAGTGATAGCTAACCGGACTTTTGGCAGGGCCCGGGAGCTTGTTGAGGGTTTGAACACGGTCTTCGGAAGAGACGCAGCGAGGGCCATTGGGATGCAAAGGGAAGCTCTGGCGGATGAAGCGCAAAGCGCCGATCTGCTGGTCAACACCACGTCAGTCGGCATGAGCCCGGATATAGACTCAACTCCGATACCCGGCGACCTGCTGCATTCAAATCTATTGGTTTATGATCTTGTATATAATCCTTCGACCTCTCGGCTTGTCAGACAGGCGCGTGAGCGTGGAGCGCGCGCTGTCAATGGTCTGGGGATGTTGGTCCATCAGGGTGCGCTTTCGCTTGAGATGTGGACCGGACGGCAGGCGCCGGTAGATGTGATGGAAGAAGCGGCTGCTGTTGTGTTATAA
- a CDS encoding YqeG family HAD IIIA-type phosphatase has protein sequence MGELLELFRPDQYVRNVSEIDLAALKQDGFRALMLDLDNTLLPWASSQVPESSRRWIESAKAVGMGLCIVSNTHNPKRLNAVARELGISCVFRALKPRPHCFERALKMLGCKAENCVVVGDQLLTDILGGNWACMHTILVEPMHPKEFIGTKLSRLIERWIMRRLRRPAAGTNDGLYKSEKQDTK, from the coding sequence ATGGGTGAGCTTCTTGAGCTGTTTCGTCCCGACCAGTACGTGCGGAATGTGAGTGAGATCGACCTTGCAGCGCTAAAGCAGGACGGCTTCAGAGCGCTGATGCTCGATCTGGATAACACGCTTCTGCCCTGGGCAAGCTCACAGGTCCCGGAGTCAAGCAGGCGGTGGATCGAGTCCGCTAAGGCTGTAGGGATGGGGCTTTGTATTGTCTCCAATACGCACAATCCAAAACGGTTGAACGCCGTTGCTCGCGAGCTTGGGATATCTTGTGTGTTCAGGGCATTAAAGCCCAGACCGCACTGTTTTGAGCGCGCATTAAAGATGTTGGGCTGCAAAGCCGAAAATTGCGTCGTAGTGGGCGATCAACTGCTAACGGATATACTGGGCGGCAACTGGGCTTGCATGCATACTATTCTTGTGGAGCCTATGCACCCCAAAGAATTTATCGGCACAAAGCTGAGCCGTCTGATCGAACGGTGGATTATGCGGCGCTTGCGCAGGCCTGCCGCTGGAACAAATGACGGTCTGTACAAGTCAGAAAAACAGGATACCAAGTGA